Proteins encoded together in one Triticum dicoccoides isolate Atlit2015 ecotype Zavitan chromosome 7B, WEW_v2.0, whole genome shotgun sequence window:
- the LOC119339393 gene encoding (R)-mandelonitrile lyase-like, whose protein sequence is MAATPTPTPLLLLLALVFLFAALAAAQPRPFGGAPPGYARYVSDATATGAEEEYDYIVVGGGAAGCPLAATLAGPGGGRVLLLERGGAPAEFPALATAGGFVRTLALADPSPDSDAPAQAFSSEDGVPNVRARVLGGGTAINAGFYSRAHPGWFHGHGEDAEVPDWDMRLVNSSYEWVEQELTFQPEVHGWQAAVRAALLEANVTPWNGFTVEHVTGTKIGATTFDASGRRHSAADLLAFARPGRLHVAVRAVVTRVIINPIDPAARRGRSRPAVAAVGVVYQDRLLQQHHALLRPGGEVILSAGTLGSPQLLLLSGVGPASDLASLGIPVSVDSPDVGKHMFDNPRNGISIIPSVPIDHSLIQVVGIPSANGTASYLEAASYIVPVSPMLRPAGPFISPTSPLYVTMATIMEKVPGPLSEGSLWLSSPNPMETPSVRFNYFSRPEDLAQCVVGVRRVAQVLQSRTMDIFRSAVGTSSQGRRGRARRDFRIVGATLPLDWSTNNTAVAEFCRRTVATLWHYHGGCVVGRVVDKDFRVMGTQSLRVVDGSTFSVTPGTNPQATVMMMGRYMGLKMIAERHSRRPVNTSSYNELQE, encoded by the exons AtggccgccacccccacccccacacccctcctccttctcctcgccCTCGTCTTCCTCTTCGCCGCCCTCGCCGCGGCCCAGCCCCGCCCCTTCGGAG GGGCGCCGCCGGGGTACGCGCGGTACGTGTCCGAcgcgacggcgacgggcgcggaGGAGGAGTACGACTACATCGTGGTGGGGGGCGGCGCGGCGGGGTGCCCGCTGGCGGCCACGCTCGCGGGGCCCGGCGGGGGCCGCGTGCTGCTGCTCGAGCGCGGCGGCGCGCCCGCCGAGTTCCCGGCGCTCGCCACCGCCGGCGGCTTCGTCAGGACGCTCGCGCTCGCCGACCCCTCGCCGGACTCCGACGCGCCCGCGCAGGCCTTCAGCTCCGAGGACGGCGTCCCCAACGTGCGCGCgcgggtgctcggcggcggcactgcCATCAACGCCGGCTTCTACTCCCGCGCGCACCCCGGCTGGTTCCACGGCCACGGGGAG GACGCCGAGGTGCCGGATTGGGACATGCGGCTGGTGAACTCATCATACGAGTGGGTGGAGCAAGAGCTGACATTCCAGCCGGAGGTGCACGGGTGGCAGGCGGCGGTGAGGGCCGCGCTGCTGGAAGCTAACGTGACGCCGTGGAACGGCTTCACGGTGGAACATGTCACTGGCACAAAGATTGGTGCCACCACCTTTGATGCATCAGGACGCCGCCACAGCGCCGCGGACCTCCTTGCTTTCGCCCGCCCTGGACGTCTCCATGTCGCTGTCCGTGCTGTCGTTACCCGCGTCATAATTAACCCTATTGATCCCG CCGCACGCCGTGGAAGGTCACGACCAGCAGTAGCAGCAGTTGGTGTCGTGTACCAGGACCGTCTTCTCCAGCAGCACCATGCCCTGCTGCGTCCAGGTGGGGAGGTCATACTTTCTGCAGGTACACTTGGAAGTCCCCAGTTGCTGCTTCTCAGTGGCGTTGGTCCTGCTAGCGATCTTGCATCCCTCGGCATCCCTGTTTCTGTTGATTCCCCTGACGTTGGGAAGCATATGTTCGACAACCCTCGCAACGGCATCTCCATCATCCCATCAGTCCCCATCGACCATTCCCTCATCCAGGTGGTCGGCATCCCTTCTGCCAATGGCACTGCCTCCTACCTCGAGGCCGCGTCGTACATCGTCCCCGTTTCTCCCATGCTGCGCCCCGCCGGCCCTTTCATCAGCCCTACTTCGCCACTCTATGTCACCATGGCAACCATCATGGAGAAGGTCCCTGGCCCGTTATCCGAGGGCTCGCTCTGGCTATCATCACCCAATCCCATGGAGACCCCTTCGGTGCGCTTCAACTACTTCAGCCGCCCTGAGGACCTGGCACAGTGTGTCGTCGGCGTGCGCCGCGTGGCACAGGTGCTCCAGAGCAGGACGATGGACATATTCCGTTCGGCCGTAGGAACGTCGAGCCAGGGCAGGAGAGGGCGTGCTAGGAGGGACTTCAGGATCGTTGGGGCGACCCTGCCACTCGACTGGAGCACAAACAACACTGCTGTGGCGGAGTTCTGCCGGCGGACCGTGGCCACGCTGTGGCATTACCATGGAGGGTGTGTGGTTGGAAGGGTGGTTGACAAGGATTTCCGGGTCATGGGCACGCAGTCTCTTCGCGTGGTGGATGGGTCGACGTTCAGCGTGACGCCCGGGACGAATCCTCAGGCCACTGTGATGATGATGGGCAG GTACATGGGGCTGAAGATGATCGCGGAGCGGCACAGCAGGAGGCCAGTGAACACGTCATCGTACAACGAATTGCAGGAGTAG